In Nitrosococcus halophilus Nc 4, the genomic stretch ATAAAGGGGCAGAATTTCGGTATGGGGGGGATGGTGCTTGCGCAACGCCTCGGCGGTCTCCCGAATTTCCCGTTCTCCGGGAAGGAACACCAGAATGTCTCCCGCTCCCAGTCGGGACAGTTCATCGACCGCATCGAGAATGGCTTGGGGTAAATCCCGCTCCTGCTGGGCTTGTTCACCACAAAGAGGGCGATAACGGACCTCTACCGGATAGGTGCGCCCGGACACTTCGATGATGGGCGCCTGGTTAAAATGCCGGGAAAAGCGCTCGGTATCGATAGTGGCGGAGGTAATGATGACCTTGAGATCGGGCCGCTTGGGCAAGAGTTGCTTCAGATAGCCTAGGAGAAAATCAATGTTGAGGCTGCGTTCGTGGGCTTCATCGATGATGAGGGTATCGTATTGTTCTAAAAAGCGGTCCCCTTGGGTTTCCGCCAACAGAATCCCATCGGTCATGAGCTTAATGTAGGTGTTGGGGCTGACCCGATCATGGAAACGGACTTTATAGCCCACCAGTTGCCCCAGATCGCTATTTAATTCTTCGGCAATTCGATTGGCCACGCTTCGGGCCGCAATTCGGCGCGGCTGGGTGTGACCGATCATGCCTGCGACCCCACGGCCCAGTTCCAAGCAGATTTTCGGCAATTGGGTGGTTTTTCCAGAACCCGTCTCACCGGATAGGATGACCACTTGATGATCACGGATGGCGGCCCCGATTTCTTCCCGCCGTTCAATGACTGGCAAGGATTGGGGAAAAGTGGGCTCGGGCAACTGATGGCGACGCTGCTCCCGCCGCAGGAGAGAGTGCTCGATAGCTTGGGTCAATTGGTCTAACTTATGAATTGAATCCCCTTTCGCTAATCGCTGCAGGCGGCGTCTCAGCGGGTACTGATCACAGCGCATACAGTGGGGAATCTTTGAGGCTAATGCTTTCAGTTGTGGTTGCAAAATAACGGAACCCATAGATTGATAAATTGGGTTTAAAAGCTCCATATTTTACTGGGCAGGGGGCTATTGGCAAAGAAAACAGCTTGGCAAGGGAGTAAAGAGAGTTTATGAATCAGAAAGATAGATCTACTCATTTCCAATGGGTCTTGGCTTTAGCTAAATCAGGCTTGGTGTTTCTGATGGTCTTAGGGGCTGCTGGCTGCCGCACCCAGTTGCCGGAGGTTACCCCCAGCGAATTTTCTCAGAGGACCGTCGGGATCGTGGCAGTAGGATTAAGTCCTACGACGGCGGAGCCATTGATCCCGTAGGCCGGATTAAGCGTTGCGTATCCGGCAAAACAATACTACCTGTGGTTATTGATTACCTTAACAAAGATGTAACTAGGAGAATCAATTATTTATGCATATAAAATACATCTTTTTCTAAGGTTGATTTTTCAGTTAATATCCGGTAGGAGAGGCTATCGGAGTAGCGCGGTGGTTGAGGGGTGGCTGAATAGTTGCCCATCATTTATGACGCTGCTCCTGTGGGGCGTCCTGCCGTCATTTAGTTTTAGGCAGGGCGAATGAGGAATAGGTTGGTAATTCTCCTCTGCTAACCATCTCGTTTTCCGCTGCGTTCCTTTAGCTAGGGGGCGGTGGCAACTAACTTGAGACTGTGGTGGCGGGCCGGTAGATTAAGTGGTTTTATGCTCCGGCTCCCTATTGGCCCGGTCTAGTGAGGGACTGGCTAACTATGAAGTTTGCTAACACAAAGCATATTAAAAATAATAATAAAGATAAGGACATGAAGAAGAATAATAATATAAAAATGATTATTGGGGGTCCTCTGGGTGTTCTTGCCTGGAGTGCTTCCGCAGGGACGATGTTAGTTATTTTTGTCTGGGGACTGGAAAAATCTGTTTTTGCCGTGGTCGTTGTCAAAACGGTTTCGTGGGGAATGTGGGGGGTGGGTGTAATACGCCAATCATCCTATTTCAAATCCTTAAAAGAGCCCCCTAATGGTTTAAACAACGCAAAAAAATCCCTGTCCCACCTTTCCTGGGGGTTAACCTTTTATTTGTGCTCAATAGGTGATCAGGGACGGCTGAATTATAATCTCTTCCCGGTGAGTTTGAGGCTTCACCGAGAGTATTATATACCCATTCAATACCACTCTTCCGCGTTTGCCCATGCCTACTTTCAGGTACTGGAAAGGCCCATGGTGGGTCAGACTATGACGGATTCCCTAGGAAGGGAACCATTCCCTAAGCTCATTTTAGTGCCACAACCCTTTGGAGAAGGACAATTGGAGCGAGAAAGCTAGCTCCAATATCGTCCCCTTACTCTTAGTTTTTGCATTGCCTTGGTACTTGGGAAAGCGCTCAGGTATCAGGGCAAGCGAGAACAAAATGTTGATGATTTTTGTGCCAATTTTATGTAATTTTGCATTGTATAGATTCAGTCCAAACAACCACTTGAAGCTTCAATAAATTGCATTCTTTGACTAAATTGGTATTAACATATTGATTTTAAATGCTTCTGACAAGGAAGTAGCCATTCGACTCTGGTTTGACAAAATAGGGATAAGCGCCTAGTCTGAGCATTATTTTGCTTCTTGATCCTGCCGCTGGAACTGTACACCCTTTTCATTCCCCTGGAGTGACTGATTGATTTGATAATGATTATTCCAAGTAGAGTAGAGAGGAGTCATAACGGTGAAATGTAAGTTGAGCGCGGCAGTGGTGGTCTTTTCCCTCTTATTGCTGGCAGGCTGTGGCGAGAAGGAGGATGAAGGACAGGAGCAGCTTTCACGGGAAGCAAAGTTGCAACATTCTCTGGATCGGATCAATAAAATTCTGGAAAGCAGCAAAGGCCATTCTTTTCAAGATACCGAGAGGCTAAAAGAAATTAAGGCCGGTCTTGAGGGAGAGCTAGGTTTGCGGCAGCCCGACAATGGGAAGTAACCCTCCCCAATTTTAGAAAAAATCCCCATGAAGCTTGCAAACATGATTGCCCAGGAACTGGGAATTCGACCTGAGCAGGTGGATGCTGCCATAGGCCTGTTGGATGAGGGAGCAACGGTTCCCTTTGTTGCCCGCTACCGCAAGGAAGCCACCGGCGGGATGGATGATACCCAGCTACGTTACCTGGAAAACCGTGTAATTTACCTGCGCGAACTTAAAGAGCGGCGAGAGGCTATTGTGCGCTCCATTGAGAAGCAGGGTAAATTAACGGGGGAGTTAGCACAACAGCTCCAGGCCGTGACGACCAAAACTGAGCTGGAAGATCTGTATTTACCTTATAAACCAAAGCGCCGCACTAAAGCACAAATAGCGCGTGAAGCCGGGCTTGAACCACTGGCATTGCAACTGTTAGAAGATCCAGAACTCAATCCAGAAGAGATCGCCGCTAATTATTTGAATCCGGATAAGGGCATCGAAGAGGTCCCCGCAGCATTAGAGGGTGCGCGACGGATTCTAATGGAGCGCTTTGCTGAGGATGCTCGCTTGCTAGGCCAGCTCAGGGAATATCTGTGGCAACAGGGTGAATTGAACGCCAAAGTGCAGAAAGAAAAAGCAGAGCAGGGCAGCAAATTTGCAGATTACTTTGATTACCGGGAGGCTATTCATAAGATTCCTTCCCACCGTGCCTTAGCCCTCTTCCGAGGCCGGAACGAAGGGGTGCTTAGCTTGACATTAGACATTCCCACCGAAGAGGGGGAACGGTGTCATCCCTGTGAAGCCATGGTAGCCAAACATTTTGGCGTTGAGGAGCAAGGGCGGCCGGGGGATACTTGGCTGCTGCAAACGGTACGCTGGGCTTGGAAAGTTAAGCTTTATCCCCATCTAGAGGCAGAGCTTAAATCCCGTCTGCGAGAACAGGCGGAGGAAACGGCGATTGGCGTCTTTTCGCGGAATTTGCGCAACCTGCTGCTTGCCGCCCCTGCGGGCCCCCGCCCGGTCATGGGCTTGGACCCTGGCTTCCGCACCGGTGTGAAGGCGGCGGTCATTGACCAGACCGGGAAGCTACTGGAAACGGCCACGATTTATCCCCACCCGCCCCAGAAGCAATGGGAGGCCTCCATGGATACCCTCTCCGGGCTGGTGAAAAAACATCAGGTGGAGTTGATCAGTATCGGTAATGGCACGGCGTCTCGGGAAACGGAGCAGCTGGTGACGGAACTGTTAAAAAAAGAGCCGGAGTTCAAGCTGCAAAAGCTGATGGTCAGTGAAGCGGGAGCCTCCGTATATTCCGCCTCTGAGTTCGCGGCCCAGGAGTTGCCGGAAGTGGATGTCTCCTTGCGTGGCGCTGTTTCCATTGCTCGCCGTCTGCAAGATCCTCTAGCGGAGCTAGTCAAGATCGATTCCAAATCGATTGGTGTCGGTCAATATCAGCATGATGTCAATCAGATTCAGTTGGGGCGCACCTTAGCGAATGTGGTAGAAGATTGTGTCAACGCCGTGGGCGTTGATCTCAACACCGCTTCTTCCGCACTCTTGTCCTATGTGTCCGGCTTTACGCCTACTTTGGCCCGCAACATGGTGGAATACCGTAATGCCCACGGTTCTTTTGCCTCCCGCGAGAGCCTCAAGCAGGTTCCTCGTTTTGGTCCTAAGACATTTGAGCAGGCAGCCGGTTTTTTGCGTATCAGGGGGGGCGATAACCCCTTGGACGCTTCGGCAGTCCATCCTGAAGCTTACCCGGTGGCGGAAAAAATCATGGATGCCACGGGGCACGACATACACCATTTGATTGGTCATACGGATTTTTTGAAATCACTGGATCCGGCCCAGTTTACCAATGAGCAGTTTGGTCTACCCACGATTCAAGATATCCTCAAGGAGCTTGATAAGCCAGGACGGGACCCTCGTCCCGAATTTAAAACGGCCACATTTAAGGAAGATGTGAAAACTTTGGAGGATCTCAGGCCTGGGATGATGTTAGAAGGGGTAGTGACCAATGTGACTGCCTTTGGCGCTTTTGTCGATATAGGCGTGCATCAGGATGGATTGGTGCATATCTCTGCATTAGCAGACCGTTTTGTGAAGGACCCTCATGAGGTTGTTTCGGCGGGGGATATCGTTAAAGTAAAAGTTCTGGAAATTGATAAAGCCCGTAAGCGCATTGGTCTAACCATGCGTCTCAAGGAAGCAGCAGGAAAACAAC encodes the following:
- a CDS encoding Tex family protein, yielding MKLANMIAQELGIRPEQVDAAIGLLDEGATVPFVARYRKEATGGMDDTQLRYLENRVIYLRELKERREAIVRSIEKQGKLTGELAQQLQAVTTKTELEDLYLPYKPKRRTKAQIAREAGLEPLALQLLEDPELNPEEIAANYLNPDKGIEEVPAALEGARRILMERFAEDARLLGQLREYLWQQGELNAKVQKEKAEQGSKFADYFDYREAIHKIPSHRALALFRGRNEGVLSLTLDIPTEEGERCHPCEAMVAKHFGVEEQGRPGDTWLLQTVRWAWKVKLYPHLEAELKSRLREQAEETAIGVFSRNLRNLLLAAPAGPRPVMGLDPGFRTGVKAAVIDQTGKLLETATIYPHPPQKQWEASMDTLSGLVKKHQVELISIGNGTASRETEQLVTELLKKEPEFKLQKLMVSEAGASVYSASEFAAQELPEVDVSLRGAVSIARRLQDPLAELVKIDSKSIGVGQYQHDVNQIQLGRTLANVVEDCVNAVGVDLNTASSALLSYVSGFTPTLARNMVEYRNAHGSFASRESLKQVPRFGPKTFEQAAGFLRIRGGDNPLDASAVHPEAYPVAEKIMDATGHDIHHLIGHTDFLKSLDPAQFTNEQFGLPTIQDILKELDKPGRDPRPEFKTATFKEDVKTLEDLRPGMMLEGVVTNVTAFGAFVDIGVHQDGLVHISALADRFVKDPHEVVSAGDIVKVKVLEIDKARKRIGLTMRLKEAAGKQPQAAAGQARKPKRSKAKSSPQPQGAMAEAFLRAQKDT